The following are encoded in a window of Arvicanthis niloticus isolate mArvNil1 chromosome 1, mArvNil1.pat.X, whole genome shotgun sequence genomic DNA:
- the LOC117697801 gene encoding LOW QUALITY PROTEIN: olfactory receptor 51V1-like (The sequence of the model RefSeq protein was modified relative to this genomic sequence to represent the inferred CDS: substituted 1 base at 1 genomic stop codon): MSINLMSNLSTSRFVLTGFPGLEVYYILFAIPFSAIYAMVFLGNCMVLHVIRTEPSLHQPMFYFLAMLALTDLCMGLSTVHTVLGILWGFLQEISLDACIAQSYFIHGLSFMESSVLLAMSFDRYIAICNPLRYSSILTNERIMKIGVAILCRSSMLIPPAIIRLKFLNYCRPHFLSHSFCLHQDLIXMACSDIRFNSFYALALVICTLLLDAVLILASYVTILHTVLSIASREERIKSLQTCVSHISAVLVFYIPIIGLTMVHRFGKHLSPLVQVLMGNIYILFPPLMNPIIYSIKTQQIRVRIQRLFSLN, translated from the coding sequence ATGTCTATTAACTTGATGTCAAACTTAAGTACCTCTAGATTTGTTCTCACTGGATTTCCTGGCCTGGAAGTCTACTACATCTTGTTTGCCATTCCTTTCTCAGCCATCTATGCAATGGTGTTCCTGGGAAACTGCATGGTACTTCATGTGATCCGAACAGAGCCAAGCCTGCACCAGCCCATGTTCTATTTCCTGGCCATGTTAGCCCTCACAGACTTGTGCATGGGGCTGTCCACGGTGCACACTGTGCTGGGCATCCTTTGGGGCTTCCTTCAAGAGATCAGCCTTGATGCCTGCATTGCACAGTCTTACTTCATTCATGGTCTGTCCTTCATGGAGTCCTCTGTTCTCCTTGCCATGTCCTTTGACCGCTACATTGCCATTTGCAACCCTCTTCGCTATTCCTCCATCTTAACCAATGAGAGAATCATGAAAATCGGAGTGGCCATCTTGTGTAGGAGTTCTATGCTCATTCCTCCAGCTATCATCCGCCTGAAGTTCTTAAATTACTGCAGAcctcacttcctctcccactcttTCTGCCTGCACCAAGACTTGATTTGAATGGCATGTTCAGATATCCGCTTTAACAGTTTCTATGCTCTGGCTCTGGTGATTTGCACCCTGTTGCTGGATGCAGTGCTCATTCTTGCCTCCTACGTGACGATCCTACACACAGTTCTGTCCATTGCATCCCGGGAGGAGAGAATCAAGTCTTTGCAAACATGTGTATCTCACATCTCTGCTGTTTTGGTTTTCTACATCCCCATCATTGGTCTGACCATGGTTCACCGCTTTGGGAAGCATCTCTCTCCGCTGGTTCAGGTACTCATGGGCAACATTTACATCCTCTTCCCACCCTTGATGAACCCCATTATATACAGTATCAAGACTCAACAGATACGAGTGAGAATCCAGAGACTGTTTTCCTTGAATTGA
- the LOC117696327 gene encoding olfactory receptor 52P1-like — protein MAENATCQHITSFFLVGIPGLENFHCWIGILVCLLFALTLLGNSIILATVKLEPSLHQPMYFFLCMLAINDMCLSSSAALKMLGIFWFDAHWIDFDVCLTQMYFIHTLCIMESAILVAMAFDRFVAICIPLHYASILTTSMVTKLGLVCLIRGVLLIFPCPFLIKRLPYYTKYVIPHAYCEHMAVVKLASANTLINRVYGISVALSVIIVDVGLIGTSYVKILQSVFRLSSLNARSKALGTCAAHVCTILVSYTPALFSFLTHRIGKNVPPSVHISVASVYLLVPSAVNPVVYGVKTKQIRDRVIDLFFTHKKLSEK, from the coding sequence ATGGCAGAAAATGCTACGTGTCAACACATTACATCTTTCTTCCTGGTCGGTATACCTGGATTGGAAAATTTCCACTGTTGGATTGGCATCCTTGTCTGTCTCCTGTTTGCACTGACACTGCTGGGGAACAGCATAATCCTTGCTACTGTCAAGCTGGAGCCAAGTCTCCACCAGCCTATGTATTTCTTCCTTTGCATGTTGGCAATAAATGACATGTGTCTTTCCTCTTCTGCAGCTCTGAAGATGCTTGGCATCTTCTGGTTTGATGCACATTGGATTGACTTCGATGTCTGTCTAACTCAAATGTATTTTATCCATACACTGTGCATCATGGAGTCAGCCATCCTAGTAGCCATGGCATTTGATCGCTTTGTGGCCATTTGTATCCCTCTTCATTATGCATCAATCCTGACAACATCTATGGTGACTAAACTAGGTCTTGTTTGCCTAATCAGAGGTGTGCTTTTGATTTTTCCATGTCCTTTTCTCATTAAGAGGCTGCCTTACTATACAAAATATGTCATCCCTCATGCCTACTGTGAGCACATGGCTGTGGTGAAGTTGGCAAGTGCCAACACTCTCATTAACAGAGTATATGGAATCTCAGTGGCTCTTTCAGTTATAATAGTGGATGTAGGACTGATAGGGACATCCTATGTAAAAATCCTTCAGTCAGTGTTTCGACTCTCTTCCCTGAATGCCCGCTCTAAAGCCCTGGGCACCTGTGCTGCACATGTCTGCACTATCCTTGTCTCCTATACACCTGCACTGTTTAGCTTCCTAACTCACCGCATTGGCAAGAATGTGCCTCCCAGTGTTCACATCAGTGTTGCCAGCGTGTACCTTTTAGTACCTTCTGCAGTTAATCCAGTGGTGTACGGTGTCAAGACCAAACAGATTCGTGATCGAGTGATAGATCTTTTCTTTACACACAAAAAACTCTCTGAAAAGTAA